ATTCCAGCTACGAACAGAAAATGCAACGCATAGCCGATATTAAGTTTGCAACGGCTGTTTTACAATGGGACCAGGAAACTAATATGCCAGTTAAGGGAGCGCAGTTTCGGGGGCAGCAGATTAGCACACTTACAGAACTGAGCCATGATTTATTTAGCCGGGATGAACTTGGAAATCTTTTGCAAGACTTATTAGCAAAAGATGATTTGACTATTGAACAAAAGCGAAATGTAGAACGTAACTGGGAAGATTATACTAAAAACAAGAAATATACCTCTGGTTTTGTACGTGCCTTGTCAGAACAAATTAATCAAACCTTTCATGCCTGGATTGGGGCACGCAAGCAAAACAGCTTTGCCCTCTTTGAAAAAGACTTGGACAAACTTATTCAACTAAAAAAACAGGAAACAGATATCCTTGGTTATCAGGATCACCCCTACAATGCTCTTTTAGATGAATTTGAAAAAGGAGCCACTGTGAGTCTGCTAGATCAAACCTTTCATGATCTTTTACCTCCTCTAAAAGAAGTGTTTAATAAGATAATCAGCAAGCCACAAGTAGATGATTCTTTCTTATGCCAACATTTTCCTAAAGACGAACAATGGAAATGGGGCTTGTTACTTATTAAAGAATTGGGTTATGATATGGAGGCAGGACGCCAGGATATTAGCGAACATCCGTTCAGCATTAGTTTCAATGCTCAAGATGTACGCATTACCACCAGAGTAGATGAGAATGATTTTGGCAATATGACCTGGAGTTGTATTCACGAAGTGGGGCACGCACTTTATGAACAAGGGTTACCAACTGCGCATTATGGCTTGCCTCTTGGAGAAGCTTGCTCTTACAGCATACATGAATCGCAATCTCGCCTATGGGAAAACAATGTAGGACGTAGCAAGGCTTTTTGGCAATACTATTACCCAACTCTACAGCAACATTTTCCCCAGCAATTTGGAGCAGTAGAACTTGCTCGTTTTTATAAGGGCATCAATAAGGTTCAACCCTCCCTAATCCGTACCGAAGCAGATGAAATATCCTATCACTTTCACGTTTACATACGCTATGAACTGGAAAAAAAACTGATAGAGGGTTCATTGAAAACCAACGAGATCCCACATTTCTGGAACGAGCATTACAATAACTTACTAAATGTAACCGTTCCTGATGATAAGCGTGGATGCCTACAGGACGTACATTGGAGCCACGGCAGTTTTGGATATTTTCCCACTTATAGCTTGGGAAGCTTTTACGCAGCGCAATTTTATAGCTCAGCAAAATCCAATATTCCAGAGTTGGAAGAACAAATAACTAAGGGCCAAACCCAATCATTATTACATTGGCTCCGCGAAAATATACATGCTAAAGGTCGGTTTTATACCAGTGAAGAGCTGTGTAAACAGGTTACAGGTAGCGGCTTGGATGTTTCTCACTTTATGGGTTATATATTGAAAAAGTTCGAAACGATTTATTAATTTGGTAAACAAATACCCTAGAAATGAAGCTTGCACTATACGTACTGCTTATAGTATCTTGCATAGCGAGTTGTAAAAAAACAATAGAAAAGGCACAAGAAGCAGCAGCTATAGATGCCATCACTTCAGGCTATTGGATCGTAACGAAATTTCAAAAAGGCTCAACGGAAATTACCGACAGCTTTAGCGGATATAAATTTCAATTCAAAGAGAACCATACGGTAGATGCCTTAAAAAGCAATGTGATTGAAATGTCTGGCCATTGGGAGGCAGATGTAAGCAGCCGAACAATTGATGCCAATTTTACAAATGCTAGTAGCCCATTGACTTTCCTGAACGGTAGGTGGCTTATCACCAACAGCACCTGGACAAGTGTTGATGCCACCCTTACTATTGATGGTGAAAAGCGTGAGCTACATTTGAAAAAAGAGTAGGTATAAATGCTATAGATAAAATTAGGAGCAGTTTTTGCTGAGCTAGAGAAACCACAATATCCCCTGAACAAATACCTCCCAAGATGAATCCTGTAAAAGCCCTTTTAATACTATCGTTACACCCTAAAAAGGCAAATCGTCTTGAAACAAAAAGCTGCTTTATTCTTATGTTTTATACTTGCCACAGCAGCCCTATATGGCCAGGGTTTGTCTGCTGACTTCAAATCAGACATTACATCTGGTTGCTCTCCTATTATAGTAAACTTTCAGGACCTATCTCAAGGGGGTGCCAAAATTTGGAAATGGGATTTTGGAAACGGCGCTACATCCAGTAAACAAAACCCTTCTACCACTTACTTTGATCCTGGAACCTATACAATAACACTTACGATTTTCAACGCTGACGAAACGGATAGCAGTAAAATTGTAAAAACAGCATATATAACCGTTTTCGACCCGCCACAAGCAGAATTTGTCTCGGACAAGCAATCTGGCTGTTCACCTTACTTTATTCAGTTCTCAGACCTTTCTACATCACCGTTTGGCACTACAATTAAAGGATGGAAATGGGAGTTTGGGGATGGTGGGGTATCCACCGAGCAGAACCCGCGATATAATTATAAAAGAGCTGGTAGTTATACAGTTACCCTTACCATCACAAATGATCAAGGATGTACTAAGCTTATTACCAAACCCAACTATATCAATATAATACAAGGTGTAGTACCCAACTTTACCTTTATTGACCCTATGGTTTGTATGGCCCCTGCCACCTACAACTTTACCAATAGATCTACAGGGCCGGGCAACCTAACCTATAGCTGGAGCTTGGGCAATGGCGCAACAGCTAATACACGAGATGCCAGCACTACTTATGCCGTCAATGGCAATTATAAAGTGTCTTTAATAGTAAGTAGTGATATAGGATGTATGGACTCTGTAAGTCAAGTACTGGAAGTGGGTAAAGCTGTTACTGATTTTATTACCCCAGCTGTTATCTGTCCCAAAACCAATATTGCCTTTTTAAATAATTCTACACCAAGGCCCATTTCCTCTCAATGGGAGTTTTCAACTGGTTTTAAGGATAACACAAGAAATACTTCCACAAGCTTTCCTACAGCAGGCACATATACCGTTACCCTGGTCAACGTCTATGCCGTATGTACAGATACACTAGAAAAGACAATAACGGTTGCCGATGGACCGACTATTAATTTCAGTGCAGTTGATACATTCAAATGTCAACCGCCGTTTACTGTGAATTTCAACAATAGTAGTAATGGCTCCAGCTATAAATGGGATTTTGGTGATGGCACAACCTCTACGGCTGCCAATCCTAGCCATACCTATACCAGCTATGGGGAGTTTGATGTTACATTGGTCGCTACTGGTCCTAGTGGCTGTAACGATACACTCCGGATGCCCAAGTATATTAAGATTACTAAACCAACAATCACAATTCCATCCTTACCCACTCAAGGTTGTATTCCCTTTCCCTTTACTTTTAAAGCAAACGCCGCAACAAATGATCAGGTTATTTCGTATAAATGGGACTTTGGTGATGGAGGAACCTCCACCGCACCAACACCAACCTATACTTATACAAAAGAGGGAACCTATAATTTAACACTGACCGTTACTACAAAAACAGGATGTACCGAAATAATTACCCTCGACAAAGCCGTAAAAGTGGGCGCAAAACCAAAGGCTGGTTTTTCAGGACTTCCAAGGGATGTTTGTGCTAGTCAAGCTATAGAGTTTAAAAATGAGTCGTCTGTACCTACAGATGAATGGCTATGGTTGTTTGGAGATGGCACCAGATCTACAGCCGAAAATCCTAAGCATGAATATTCAGATACGGGTAAGCTAGATGTGACTTTAATTGCTTACAATCATGGCTGTGGCGACACGCTCGTTAAGAAGCAATATGTCAATATAAAACCTCCTGTATCGAAGTTCTCCTATCGACCCGACTGTGCAAATCAGTTTACCTATACTTTTACCGACAAGTCGCTTGCCCCCCTTACCTGGGAATGGAAAATTAATAATCAAACATTCACGGGGAAAACACCGCCACCGTATACGTTTCCGGGATTTGGCACCTATACAGTATCGCTTACCACCACCAATGGCAGCTGTACACATACCTATACTGAAAATGTTGTCATTAGAGATCAGACACCTGATTTTACTGCCGATAATAGAGAGGGATGTAAACCATTCAGTCCAACCTTAACAGCCAAACCGCCAGTACCTGGCATCATTAAAAACTATTCGTGGGATTTTGGAGATGGCAAGCTCATTGATGGCGGAGCTTCACCATCTAAACAATTTACATATCCCGCCGCTGGCAATTATTATGTAAAACTTGTAACTACAGATACTTTCGGTTGTAAACATCAAGTAACTAAAGATTCTTTTATACGAGTAAACGGCCCTGATGCAAACTTCACCTCTACTACTAACACTGGTTGTAAAGGGTTGACAGCTACGTTTATCGATTCAACAAAAACCGATGGCATCAATGCCATTGTAAAATGGGAATGGGATTTTGGAGACGGCAAAACACAAACCTATACGGCACCTCCTTTTCAACATTCATATGATAGTGTAGGCGATTATGATGTTAGTATGACCGTAACAGATGCCAAAGGTTGTACCAGCAAAAAAACATACAGGCAGTTTGTGGTTATTTCAACCCTGAAAGTAGACTGGACTGTTTCGCCTGCTAGTTGTCCAGGTTCTGCTCTTATGTTTAGAAATCTAACCAAAAGCGATCTCCCCTATTCATCCTTCTGGGAATTTGGAGATAGCACAACATTTAACACAAAAATCAATGATGTACAGCATGCTTTTCATGCTTATAAAGACACAGGTATCTATACCGTAAAACTAAAAGTGCGAGACATATTTGCCTGTGAAGATTCGCTCATAAAACAAAATATCGTAAAAATAGCACTACCCAAAGCCTCATTTGATGCTAACAATTTCACATCGTACTGCACACCATTTGAAGCGAAGTTTCAGAACACCTCATATTTCTATGAATCATCGCTTTGGAATTTAAGCACTGGCACTTCCACTCAAACTAACCCTACCAATTATTATACAACCACTGGTACATTCCCTATTAAGCTGGTGGTTACCAGTCCAGGGGGCTGTAAAGACTCAGCCACAAATACTGTAAAAGTCTATAACCCTTCAGATGCAAAAATCACTTATGCACCATTAAAAGGATGTACCC
This genomic interval from Flavisolibacter tropicus contains the following:
- a CDS encoding carboxypeptidase M32, producing the protein MTTNELYSSYEQKMQRIADIKFATAVLQWDQETNMPVKGAQFRGQQISTLTELSHDLFSRDELGNLLQDLLAKDDLTIEQKRNVERNWEDYTKNKKYTSGFVRALSEQINQTFHAWIGARKQNSFALFEKDLDKLIQLKKQETDILGYQDHPYNALLDEFEKGATVSLLDQTFHDLLPPLKEVFNKIISKPQVDDSFLCQHFPKDEQWKWGLLLIKELGYDMEAGRQDISEHPFSISFNAQDVRITTRVDENDFGNMTWSCIHEVGHALYEQGLPTAHYGLPLGEACSYSIHESQSRLWENNVGRSKAFWQYYYPTLQQHFPQQFGAVELARFYKGINKVQPSLIRTEADEISYHFHVYIRYELEKKLIEGSLKTNEIPHFWNEHYNNLLNVTVPDDKRGCLQDVHWSHGSFGYFPTYSLGSFYAAQFYSSAKSNIPELEEQITKGQTQSLLHWLRENIHAKGRFYTSEELCKQVTGSGLDVSHFMGYILKKFETIY
- a CDS encoding PKD domain-containing protein — encoded protein: MKQKAALFLCFILATAALYGQGLSADFKSDITSGCSPIIVNFQDLSQGGAKIWKWDFGNGATSSKQNPSTTYFDPGTYTITLTIFNADETDSSKIVKTAYITVFDPPQAEFVSDKQSGCSPYFIQFSDLSTSPFGTTIKGWKWEFGDGGVSTEQNPRYNYKRAGSYTVTLTITNDQGCTKLITKPNYINIIQGVVPNFTFIDPMVCMAPATYNFTNRSTGPGNLTYSWSLGNGATANTRDASTTYAVNGNYKVSLIVSSDIGCMDSVSQVLEVGKAVTDFITPAVICPKTNIAFLNNSTPRPISSQWEFSTGFKDNTRNTSTSFPTAGTYTVTLVNVYAVCTDTLEKTITVADGPTINFSAVDTFKCQPPFTVNFNNSSNGSSYKWDFGDGTTSTAANPSHTYTSYGEFDVTLVATGPSGCNDTLRMPKYIKITKPTITIPSLPTQGCIPFPFTFKANAATNDQVISYKWDFGDGGTSTAPTPTYTYTKEGTYNLTLTVTTKTGCTEIITLDKAVKVGAKPKAGFSGLPRDVCASQAIEFKNESSVPTDEWLWLFGDGTRSTAENPKHEYSDTGKLDVTLIAYNHGCGDTLVKKQYVNIKPPVSKFSYRPDCANQFTYTFTDKSLAPLTWEWKINNQTFTGKTPPPYTFPGFGTYTVSLTTTNGSCTHTYTENVVIRDQTPDFTADNREGCKPFSPTLTAKPPVPGIIKNYSWDFGDGKLIDGGASPSKQFTYPAAGNYYVKLVTTDTFGCKHQVTKDSFIRVNGPDANFTSTTNTGCKGLTATFIDSTKTDGINAIVKWEWDFGDGKTQTYTAPPFQHSYDSVGDYDVSMTVTDAKGCTSKKTYRQFVVISTLKVDWTVSPASCPGSALMFRNLTKSDLPYSSFWEFGDSTTFNTKINDVQHAFHAYKDTGIYTVKLKVRDIFACEDSLIKQNIVKIALPKASFDANNFTSYCTPFEAKFQNTSYFYESSLWNLSTGTSTQTNPTNYYTTTGTFPIKLVVTSPGGCKDSATNTVKVYNPSDAKITYAPLKGCTPVTVDLEAFSPMKAQFVWDMGDGNVITTDSNKFTHTYVDFGNFVPKIILKEPSGKCIVPLTGDKVIGLKGIKAKYRLDKNFFCDSGTVRINDSTTFNDPVVSYHWDMGDGTTYSIASPGTHYYKNPGIYNVTFYATTETGCSDTLRQGPVKIVQSPDISVKTDTVICVNERLLHTGIMERPDTSILRWQWFFPNGNTSQLQNPVPQQYVTAGSFPMKTYAFNSSGCADSVTKMLHINPLPTATLPSTLTTIVGTPVQIPATYSSGVRSYTWEPAATLSCTTCPEPIASPKFNTRYTVSYVDSNGCRNNSIVQVIVICKGATVFVPNTFSPNGDGANDVFYVRGKGLDRVKSLRIFNRWGEVVFEQKDFPVNNPAYGWDGKYKGNNPIPDVYVYQVEIFCENSEIIRFDGNVALIK